CTGTTGTCAAGATAAATCCTGGAGGAACAGAGATTCCTTTACGGGCAAGCTTGATTAAGTTGTGTCCTTTGTTTCCAAGATGAATTCTATCGTTTATCTCTTCCCTTGGATGATAGATATCACATAAAATCTTTTTCGGATCATAGGTCATTAAAAGATCAAGGTCTTTATAGTTTAATTTTTCTGCCTGATTATAGGAAGCCTTTATAACTCTGCTGATGAGACGGTCAAGCTGGTTTAAACCGGGATACTCAGTAACAATTTCCCTTAAAAATTTCTCAGATAGAACATTCACCAATTCAAAATCTTTAAGTTCGCCCTGTTCTGCATCTTTTGGAAACTTCATTATTATTTTCTTTAGCCACTTTTTATATGGAGCTGTGCAGTAGGTGTTTACAATATCGCTTACAGATTCAGCAAGATTTCTAAAGATATCCATGTACTGAGAAAATGTAAATCTTCTTATTTCTAAAGCAACCGAAAGCATTGATAATGTATTGATATATTTCTGGGAAGAGATTCCATTGAGCTCAAGAATTCTACCAAAAAGCTTGAGATACTTCTCTATCCTGAAAAGAGTTGCTCTTGTTATGAAACTAAGGTCTATGGATTGTTCAACTTCATCAAGAAGACTGTTAAGTAAATTTTCAAGTCTTAAAAAAACAGAAAGAGCATTAAATTTTCTCTCACTATATCTTCCTGAGACTGAAGGAATTCCTGCAACAATATGCCTTTTGTGTGTTATATCTTCAAAGGCTTCGTATTTTTCTGATGAGAGCATAATTTTTTTAAGACTCTCAAGATAAGTTACAAGAGCATCAACTTTTTTGAATAATGAGCTATCCTGTAAAACGTCAACCAGATAACTTGCATCAGGTAATCCATGATAAAAAGCCTCTTTTAAAAAACTTTCAACTTCAATAACTTCTGTTTTGTATTTTGCATGAAGAAGTTGATAAAGTCTTATTGTGAGCATTGCCTTATTTTTAACAATCTCACTTACAGGGAAGGATTCAACTTTATTTACCAGTACATCTATTGGTGTTAAAAGAATCTGCTCAGTAGTTAAATCATTCAAAAGTCCCTTAAATAAGAGCTGTAGCTCTTTTAGATGATCATCTATTAATTTGAGCTCTTCCAAAATTTCTTCTGAAACATAGGGCTCCAGAACTTTTCTATCAGCGGTAATCCAGAATTGTATTGTCTTTTCAATTAAATCAACTAACAGAGGGCTACTTTCTACATGAATCTGTTTTCTTATAAAATGCATAAGAGGGTCTTTTCTCTTGAAGATTTCATCGACCTGAGTTGAGACCGTTCTTAAAAGTCCTTCGGCATTTATCTCGTTAAAATAAACAGGAATTTTTTTAAGTAGCGGTTTTATAAGATAAAATACTTGCGAGATTTCAGAGTTAAGAAGTTTTGTCACATCTCTCTGGAAAAGATCAGTATCCTTTATATGAATACCACCAAGAAATAAATAGATAGTAAGTGCTGAAATAAGCTCTTTTGATTCTTGAGGATTTTTTGATATCAAATCAAACCATAACCTGAGATTGGCAATGTGGTATTGATTGATATTTATCGTGTAATCTCTGTAAAATCCTTTAAATTGAGGTGTATGAAAACCTAACAGAATCAGATTTTCTATATAAAAATTTAGAATTTCAGGTATTTTCAATCTATAAATAGCATTGCCAACTTCTTCAAGACAGAATATGACAGAAGCAGGTAGCACATAAAAGAACTTATCAAGTTTTTGGAAAACAGAACTTAAAAGTAAAATTAGCTTTTGAGTATCAGCTCTGTTAAAACTCAGCAAGAAATTCTTTATAACCCGTCCAAGTTCTCGTAAAGAAAACTCATGAAGATCCTTTAAATGTTCAGTATCCAATATCCAAAATAGATAGTAAACAGTAATTTGAAGATTTAATAATGAATCACCGGAATCAGAGAAATTCTTTGGAAGTTCTCTTAATTTATTTAAAAGCTCAGTCTGGGAAGGAATCTTTAAAAGTTTGTTAAGATCATGAGTATTAGAGATTTCTTGGAATGCTGACTCTAATTCATTAAATAGAGATTCGCTTGCATGTTTTATAAACATCGCTCCAGCAGGTAAAAATTTTTTAAAGTACTCATCAACTCTTTGAATTGAGAGAAAAGATGAATAAAGCGAAAACAGATATTTCTGATAAAGAACTGTAAAAGAGTTTAACAACCGCGGGTCTTTAATATCTTTTCTTATGATTTCTCTTGCTATGCTTTTCAGAATTTCAAGGTTTTGAATGTAATCTGTAAGAGGAATTGAGGAAAAATAATCAAAAACTTCTAATATGGTCTCATTGAGAAAATTTTCGGTAACCTTGCCTTCTTCAAATAACTTTAAAATAACTTTTGAGATAGACTTTAAAAATGCCTGTTTTTCATCTGTTTGCTGAAATCCCTCAAGTAAGTATCTAATTAAAGCACAGGTTGCCTCATATCCATAAGAATCCTTAAAGTAATAGCTTGCGTATTTTAGATAATGATTTTCTATATCCTGAGCTCCGCATGAATTGTAAGGAGAACATTTAAGCTTTTCAACTAAATCAACGGCACTCTTCAGGATACCAGGATAAGGGGAAAAAATATGGAGGACTTTATCAAGCTTTTTCTCAATAGTTTGGTTCATTTCATTTTAATTATATCAAATTTATAGTAATGAGAAGCTATGGTATGTTAAAATTAAAAAAGATTTCACAGGAAGATGAACAAAAACAATCTTTTTCATGATATTCATGAAGAGTGTGGCATTTTCGGTATCTTCGGGCATCCTGAAGCTGCCAACCTAACCTATTTGGGACTTTATGCTCTTCAGCATCGCGGGCAGGAAGGTGCTGGAATTTGTTCATCCGATGGAGTGAAGCTCTATCTTGAAAAATCCCTCGGACTTGTAGCTGAAATATTCAATGAAAAAGTCTTAAGAAATCTACCAGGACACATAGCAATTGGACACAATAGATACTCAACAACTGGTTCAAGCACCATAGAAAATGTGCAACCGCTTATGGCAACATATTCGCTCGGAAGTATTGCCATTGCCCATAATGGAAACCTCGTAGACATAGATGGATTGAAAAGCAGACTTGAAAAAGATGGAGCAATATTTCAAACCACCTCTGATAGTGAAATAATTTTACATCTTATTGCAAGAGCTAAAGATGGACAGGTGCACGAAAGAATTGCAAATGCAGTAAGACAGGTAAGAGGAGCTTTTTCATTGCTTCTTATGAATGAAAAAGAACTGATAGCTATCAGAGATCCCTTTGGAATAAGACCATTATCATTAGGACAGCTAAAAGATGCCTATGTATTAGCTTCAGAGACCTGTGCTTTTGATCTAATTGGTGCCACCTATATAAGAGACATTGAACCAGGTGAGATGCTGATAATAGATGAAAATGGAGCCAGATCCATAAAAATATTTAACTCTGTCAAGAAAGCTCACTGTGTATTTGAGTTTATTTACTTTGCAAGACCGGACAGCTATATATTTGACCACACCTGCGTAAACACAATAAGGAAAGAACTTGGCAGGCAACTTGCACGAGAACATCCCATTGATGCTGACATAGTTATTCCAGTCCCAGACAGTGGAGTTCCTGCTGCACTGGGATATGCTGAACAAAGTGGAATCCCCTTTGAGTTTGGTTTAATAAGAAATCACTATGTTGGAAGAACATTCATAGAGCCAAAACAGAGTATAAGACACTTTGGTGTCAAAATAAAGCTTAATCCTGTAAGAGAAGTCTTAAAAGGTAAAAAAGTTATTGTAATTGATGACTCAATTGTAAGAGGTACAACTTCAAAAAAAATCGTGAAAATGATAAGAGAACTTGGAGGAGCAAAGGAAGTTCATATGAGAATAAGCTCCCCACCAACCGTAGGACCATGCTTTTATGGAATAGACACACCAACAAGACAGGAGCTTATTGCTTCATCTCACAAAATTGAAGAAATAAGAAAATACATCACTGCAGACTCGCTTGGTTATCTAAGCCTTGAAGGATTGAAAAAAATCATTCCCAATTCTGACCTTTACTGCATGGCATGCTTTAACTGTAAATATCCCATCGAGTTTGAACATAAGAAAATCACTCAGATGGAGCTTTTTTCATGAATGTAGAACCTCTTATAAATATTTATAAAACAAATCTTAAAATCAAGAAAGATGAGAATGTTCTTATTTTTACTGACACCATAAGGGAAGACGAAGTTATCCCAGAAAATGAAAGAACAAGAAGAAATGCACTGTTGGAAGTGGCAAAAAAACTTCAACAGGTAGGAAAAACTTTTTGTAGAAAAGTCATCTATGCAGAGTATCCATCACTTGGAGTTCATGGAATGGAACCACCGGAGAAAATATGGAGACTTGCCTTTGGAGACAGAGCTATAGATAATCTTAAAAAAACAGGATTGTTTGAAAAACTTCTCAGTAAAAATATCTCTAAAAAAGAAAAACTCATGGTAAAGAAAATAATCAAAGAAAACTTTAGTAACGCTATCAATGCAGTAATTGCCCTCTCCAATTTTTCTACCAGTCACACAAATTTTAGAGATTTACTTACCAAACTCTGTGGTACAAAATATGCCAGCATGCCACTTTTTGATATTTCAATGCTTGATGGAGCAATGTGTGCAGACTGGAAACAAATCAAAAAAAGAGGAGTGGCATTAAAGAGAGTGCTTGACAGCATATCAAAAATTCACGTAAATACACCAAATGGCACAGAGATTAAGTTATTGAAGGGAAAAAGAAAAGTGTATGTTGATTCAGGAATTTTAACCAGAAAAGGAGCCTTCGGAAATTTACCGGCAGGAGAAGTTTTTTTAGCTCCTCTTGAGGGTACAGCAGAGGGAAGACTCGTTATAGAGTGGGCACCTACGAGAAAACTAAACTCACCTTTGATTTTAAATGTTAAACATGGTAAAGTTGTCTCAATAGAAGGAAACGACCCTTATAAAGATGAGCTTGAAAGAAAACTGAATGAAGCACCAGAAAACAACAATATTGCTGAGCTTGGCATAGGTATTAATGATAAAGCAAGCAGACCAGACAACATACTTGAGTCAGAAAAAATTCTTGGTACAGTTCATATTGCTTTTGGGGATAACTCATCTTTTGGTGGTAAAATCAGAACTCCCTTTCATCAGGATTATATATTTTTTAAACCAACACTTTATGGTATTACCGATAAGGGAGAGAAGATAAAAATTCTTGAAAACGGTTCTTTTCTGGTATAATATTTAGTTATGAAAGCACAGATAGAGATAGAGTTTAAAGATTTACCGGTTGAGAAAATTCAACGAGCCATCATGGAGATGATTCAAACATTTAAAACTCTTGACATGATTGATGATGCCAGATTTCAAATATTCACGCCAAATGGAACAGTAACAGAAAAATGCATAGTTCAGGAAAATAAGGTAGTTGCTTGAAGAAGAAAGAATCCTTTGCTGTAAGCAAAGGAAGTTTCAATGAAAATAATCTGCCAGAATAAAAAAGCATACGCTGATTACCACATTGAAGAAACAATTGAAGCAGGCATTGTTCTAACTGGAACTGAAGTAAAGTCCTTAAGAGAAGGAAAAGCAAACTTAAAAGACAGTTATGTAATAATAAAAGATGGAGAAGCCTGGCTTCTTAACTGTCATATAAGCCCTTACAGTCATGGAAATATCTATAATCATGACCCATTAAGAACAAGAAAACTTCTTTTACATAAAAAAGAGATAGAAAGACTCAGCGGTAAAGTTCAAAGACAGGGTTATACTCTTATTCCATTAAAACTATATTTCAAAGGTCCTTATGTTAAGGTCGAGATAGCCCTTGCAAAAGGTAGAAAGAAATACGAAAAAAGAGATATAATTAAAAAGAAAGAGGCTCAAAGAGAAATTGAGCGTGCCATTAAAAACAAGTGATCTTTAACAAGGGGGCGAAAGGACTCGACGGAGGTAGTGAGAGCTAAGCTGCATGCCGTGGTCCTCACCGCCACGTAAAAAAGGTGGGAAAAACACAACTGCCAACTCTGAATTGGCACTCGCTGCTTAATTAAAAGCAGCCGTCTTCCTGAGTTTTGCTCTGAGGCTCAGGCAAGACGTCATAAATCAGAGCTCCTCTTAAGCATTTAACCCGGTGCTTAAGAGAAGACCTCAGGGTTGTAGGAACTTAGAGAGCCAGTGGAAGGGCGAGCTAAGTTCCGAATTTCAAAACTTCCACTAAGCATGTAGAAGCTTAGTGGTAGCACCTTCGGACGCGGGTTCGATTCCCGCCGCCTCCACCAAAAAAGTCTTAAAAATCAATAATTTTTTCCCGACTTTGACAGTTAAAAATTTAAAATCCTTTATTTTCAATATGTTAGGGCGCACCTGTCCTGTTTACTCCACTACAATTTCTTTGAGGATTACTGGCGGGATTTTTACTCCTAAGGCTCTCAATATCTGATTACTCTCTCTGCAGCTGTCCTTGCATAAACCTCTGTTTTTTCCGTCTTTATCTTTATCGCTCTTACTCTGTCAAGTTCCTCAATCGCTTGCTCTGCCGTTATGTAAAGCCCTGCCTCTGTTAACTTCCTCTGTATTACTCTTAATACGTAAAAGCTTAAAAAACATAGCATTATATGTCCCTTTATCCTTCTTTCAGTCCAGTGATACACGGGTCTCAGGTCAAGACTGCTTTTCATGCATCTGAATGATTCCTCTATCTTGTAAAGCATTTTGTATGCTCCAACAACTTGCTCCTCTGTAAGATGGCTGTTGTTTGTTACATATCCAAAATATCCATCCCATCGGGACTCCTGCTTTATTTTCTCTTCATCTATGGATACCTCTTTATGCTTTACTCTCAGGTATTTGCTGTAAGAGGGCTTTATAAGGCTTTTTTGACCTTGATTGAGTTTTCTCTTAAGCCAAGTTCATCCCTGTAGGAATGGACAAGCTGTAGATATGTTATTGGTTTGTGCTTTGAGCCACCTTTTACTCTTCGGATAAACATATTTGTGCTCCTGATTTAGATTACTACAATGGTAAGGTGCGATAAAGATAGATAATTTATGTTACTACAAAATGGAGAAAAATTATAAAGTTAAAAAATGAAAATGTAGAAAAAATCAAAGAGTTAGGTTTTGTGAAAGGGGTAATTTTGAGCTAAAACTGTCAAAGTCGGGTAAAAAATTAGAATGTAGATTTTTCAACGGTTTACGACGATAAAATTGCAAAAATTAGCCTCCAACTGACAAAGTCAGGAAGACTTTACGGAAAATAGTATGAACATCCTCTTGGTTCTCTCGCTATTTTAGTGAACTGATATAAGATTCAAAAAGTTTTAAACTTTTTTTGTGTGTTTCTGTGAAGTTATAATCCATATTTTCTTTCCAGTAAAATAGTATTTCATCCTTTGTCATAAATTTTTTTAAGTTATAGGCTTCCACCATCTCTTCAGAGTATTTCATCCATTGATTTTTTGCATAAATTAGATTTTCCTTAAATTTGAGATAAATTCTGTAAAGCTCATTATCAGGCTTTGTGATTTCTTTTCTAACAATCCATAATGCAAAAACAAAGGGAAGTCCCGTATAGTTATACCATAGATTTGCAAGGTCATAAACTTTTTTGTTATTTAGAATTTTTCTATATTTTAGAGCATCGTCACCTATCAGCAAGAAAGACTCTCCAGTGAAAGGTGCTGATGAGATGTCATACTCTGGTTTTAATTCTAAAAATTTTTCTAATATTACCCTTAATAATAGATGAGAAGTGGCTGACTGATCTGTAAGCAGTATTTTTTTAGCATCAAGGGTTTTTAAATCATAATCACTGAAAAAAAGTACGCTTCCAACATATTCTTTTGAGCTTATACAAATTCCATCAACATAGTCATATATCTCTTGATTAAGTAAATACTCAACTGAGGAAGAAGGACTTAAATCAATTAAATCATTTCTCAATGCCCAGTTAAGCTGAGAAGGGACTCCTTTTACGAAATGAATGTCTTCTGTGATTAAACCTTCCTTTTCAAGAACATAAAATATGGGATAAACATTTGCATACTGAATCCAGCCAACCTTTAACTTCATCCTTTAATTACCCCCATTGGTCTAAGTTTTACAACTTTTTTTGCAATTCCTGCATTATGAACAACATCAACTACATTTGATACATTTTTATAAGCATCTGGCATCTCTTCAGCCAGTGTTTCCTTGCCAGCAGACCTCACGATAATACCTTTTTCAGCAAGTTCTTGTTTGATCGATCTTCCCTTTGCCTGTTTTATCGCCTGATTTCTACTGAGAAGCCTTCCTGCACCATGACAGGTTGAACCAAAGGTCTCTTCCATTGCTTTAGGAAGTCCGACAAGAACAAAGGAAACCCTACCCATGTCTCCTGGAATAATAACAGGCTGACCAATTTCTTTATAGCATTCGGGTAATTCTGGATGACCTTTTGGAAATGCTCGAGTTGCACCTTTTCTATGAACAATTAAACGCATTTTTTTGCCATTTATTGTATGAAACTCCTCTTTTGCAATGTTATGGGCAACATCAAAGACAACCTTCATTCCGAGATCTTTAGGTGATAACCTGAAAAGCATCAGAAATACCTCTCTTGTCCAGTGCATAAGACACTGTCTATTTGCCCATGCATAGTTAGCAGCACCTTTCATAGCAGCAAAATACTTTCCACCCTCTCTGCTTCGAAATGGAGCACAGGCAAGCTCTCTGTCTGGAAGTTCTATTCCGTATTTTTTTACTGCCTGCAACATCTCCTTTACATAGTCATCACATATTTGATGACCGAAACCACGAGATCCACTATGAATCATTACAGTAATTTGATTCTTAAACAATCCCATAGCCTGAGCAATCTCTGGTTCATAAACTTCATCAACATACTGAATCTCAAGAAAGTGATTACCTGAACCAAGAGTTCCTAACTGATCTTTACCTCTCTCATAGGCTTTTTTACTGATAACTTCAGGATCAGCACCTTCAAGGCATCCATAGGATTCAATTCTCTGAAGATCATCTGGTTCACCATAGCCGTGCTCCACTGCCCATATAGCACCTTTACGGACCACTTTTTTAAGCTCTTCATGATTAAGTTTTATTTTTCCAGTTGAGCCTACACCTGAGGGAATATGCGTATAAAGTAAATCAACAAGCTCTTTAAGTTTCGGTTCAACTTCCTCCTTTGTGAGATTGCTCTTAAGAAGCCTGACTCCACAGTTATGAACAACCACTCCATTTGCTATAAAATTGTGAGCCCTGTGGTATACCCCTATATCGTAAAAATAGTTATATTCAGGGATTATTTCTTTTTTTTGGATAATTTTTTCCTTTACAAAACCCCCTTTGACTCCAAATTCTTTTACAAACTCTTTAAATTCTGGGAATGTTTTAGGAACTCTTACTTTGCTATGCCTCCTGTATAAATGTCTTTCAACAAATCTTCTGTTTACAAGATCTTTAACTGAATCGTGAGCCTTTTGTAAGCTTTTAGTATTTTTATAGATCTTTAAAGCAGTTTCATATGCCTTTGTTATTAAATCTTTAATTAGTGTTTTTCTTGTAAGATAGGCATATCCAAAAAGCGCCCTTTCTTTTTTTTCTAAGTCATATTCATAATTTATTTTTCCCAAAAAAACTTTTATGTTTTCCTCTCCAACAATAGAAAGCCTGTAGGTAACATTATTTTTTGATTTAATCTTGTATATAATGCAGTGAATTCCGAATTCTTCTAGAAGGCTTTTAATTCTTTTCAGAAAATCAAAAAGACTATCCTCTAAATCCTTTTTCTTCGCCTGTGTAAGATTAATTGGCAGTGGAGTGCATTTTTTAAAATTCAAAATACTACCGTCAGCACCAAAAAATCCTGCTAAAAAATTTCTTTTAATCCATAAAGGTGCTTTCATTATCCAGTCAGGAACATCATAAGCTATTTCTGTTTTCTTACCAAATGGAACACCAAGTTTTTTGAGTAATAGGGCAAAGGCTCTTGACGCAATTCTTAATTCAGCAGATTTAGATTTTCCTTCATAATTTCCGCTTACAGTTTCAATTGAGTATGTTCTCTCTCTCACATGTAAAACTGAAGAAATTCCAATTTTTTCTAAATCTTTCATCAATTCATTTAGATTATTAGCCTTTCCATAAAAGCTGACTGTTAGTCTCCCCTGCATAGTTCCTAAATGCCTGTGTCCAAAAGCAAATCCAATAACTCTTGCCAAGATTCCAGCGAAAGAGTCATTCCATCTGAGAGGTAGAATTTTTCGTGCCCTTAAATATTGAATAATCTGTGGATCTTCTCCTTGAAAACTGCCTTCATCAATAATCACTCCTTCTTTTTCCTCATATTCAACTCCTTCAAAGGGATAAACTACAATATAGTCGTCTTCCTTGATATTTTCTAAGCTCACATAACCTTGAGGTGTTAAAATGGGATGCTCCTTACTCCCCTCAATTAATCTCCCTGTTTCAGTAACAATTCTCAAAGCAGATTCCTTTTCATCTATTTGTCTTCTGGTAGCAAGTAAAACATCAGAACAGTCATTGTGTCCTTCTTCTGAATTAAATAGCTTTAATCTTTCCCCTCTATATTTATCAAAGACATCTTCAATACTTATCCAATAACCATGTTCAGTTAAAATTTTACACCCCGGACTTAGGCAGTTAATATCGTATCCCACACCTCCAGGAGAGATAACTCCTTCCTCTGCATCAAAGGCTGCAACTCCACCAATAGGAAAGCCATAGCCTGTATGAATATCTGGCATTGCAAGAGATTTTCCAACAATTCCAGGAAGAGTTGCCACATTGGCAACCTGTCTTACGGATTCAAGCTCAAGTTCCTGTTCAAGGGTTTCATCTACAAAAATAATTCCTTCAGTTCTCATTCCCTGAACAAATCCCTTTGGTACTCTAAGCCTGTATTGGTCTATTCTTTCTGTTCCTTCTATTTTTGGCATGGGACACCTCCTTTGAGGCTGGCTTTAATTTTATTATAGCTTTAAATATCAAAAATTATCTCTGCTATCCAGTAATCGTTTTCTTTTTTTAGAACAAGATTGTGATATGTGGCGGCTTTTACGAGGAGTTTTCTTTCATGTTTTTCCGGGTTAAAACTCTCGCCATAGACTTCCGCCTTTAGACTTTTTTCTTTAAGCTCTAATTTTATTTCTCTTCCAATAAATCCATAGGCATCAAACTGGAAAATAAGCTCATTTAGAAAGCTTACAAGAAGGTCTTCGAGTGTTTCTTCTGAGATAGAAATCTCGCTTTTCTGTGCAGGTTTTACAAGATTTATATCAGTAATTAAGCTATAAAGACCCAATCCTGCATTTACAAAGCATTCTTCAAGGGTTTTTCCTTCTGCTCTTAATCCAATATCTCCTGCGACATCTATAGCTCTGTAACTCATTTTATGCTTCTTAATGCATCTTCAATAAACTCCTTAACCTGAGGGTCTTCTTCCTTTGATAAAGCATCAATCAATGCAGGTTTTGCAGAAGAATCACCAATTATTTCAAGAGCATAGGCTGCATCTCCCCGAATGTTTTTTCCTTCTGATTTTAAGAGTCTGATAATATCAGGCACGATTTCCTGCAGTAAGGCAGGATTTTTTAGCTTTATTTCTTCAATTATTGCAAATGCTCCCACTTTAACTCTTAATCTTTCATCAGCAATCATTTTCGGTATTAACTTAATCTGCTCAGGTTCATGCTCAAAAAAGGTAATTATGTTTTCAAGATAGCCATTGTCAAGATAATCAAAAAGCATCTCCTCAAAGGCTTCACCTTCCCAGTTGCTAAAACTTTTACCATTATTGCTCATATTCTCACCCATGCCAGTCAGATTTTATACGACTTCTTCCTCTTATGTATTTTTCTGCAGAAAGTGCGGCAATTGCACCCTGAGCACAGGCAATGACAACCTGTCTTGTATGAGGACTTGCCACATCTCCTGCTGCAAAAACTCCCTGAATATTTGTTTGCATGAAATTATCTACCACAATAAATCCTTTTTCATCAACCTTTATAGTCTCTCCAAGAAAATCAGTAATTGGTTGAGAACCTTGAATATAAACAAAAACTCCTGAAACTTCAATATGTTTTTCTGCTCCTTCAGGTTCTTTTAATAACACTCCTGTAACAAAATCTGTTCCT
The nucleotide sequence above comes from Thermodesulfovibrio aggregans. Encoded proteins:
- a CDS encoding PEP/pyruvate-binding domain-containing protein; the encoded protein is MNQTIEKKLDKVLHIFSPYPGILKSAVDLVEKLKCSPYNSCGAQDIENHYLKYASYYFKDSYGYEATCALIRYLLEGFQQTDEKQAFLKSISKVILKLFEEGKVTENFLNETILEVFDYFSSIPLTDYIQNLEILKSIAREIIRKDIKDPRLLNSFTVLYQKYLFSLYSSFLSIQRVDEYFKKFLPAGAMFIKHASESLFNELESAFQEISNTHDLNKLLKIPSQTELLNKLRELPKNFSDSGDSLLNLQITVYYLFWILDTEHLKDLHEFSLRELGRVIKNFLLSFNRADTQKLILLLSSVFQKLDKFFYVLPASVIFCLEEVGNAIYRLKIPEILNFYIENLILLGFHTPQFKGFYRDYTININQYHIANLRLWFDLISKNPQESKELISALTIYLFLGGIHIKDTDLFQRDVTKLLNSEISQVFYLIKPLLKKIPVYFNEINAEGLLRTVSTQVDEIFKRKDPLMHFIRKQIHVESSPLLVDLIEKTIQFWITADRKVLEPYVSEEILEELKLIDDHLKELQLLFKGLLNDLTTEQILLTPIDVLVNKVESFPVSEIVKNKAMLTIRLYQLLHAKYKTEVIEVESFLKEAFYHGLPDASYLVDVLQDSSLFKKVDALVTYLESLKKIMLSSEKYEAFEDITHKRHIVAGIPSVSGRYSERKFNALSVFLRLENLLNSLLDEVEQSIDLSFITRATLFRIEKYLKLFGRILELNGISSQKYINTLSMLSVALEIRRFTFSQYMDIFRNLAESVSDIVNTYCTAPYKKWLKKIIMKFPKDAEQGELKDFELVNVLSEKFLREIVTEYPGLNQLDRLISRVIKASYNQAEKLNYKDLDLLMTYDPKKILCDIYHPREEINDRIHLGNKGHNLIKLARKGISVPPGFILTTEVFRCKEAINNFEPVKEHLNKEIHSAMKRLEAFTNRKFGDASNPLLVSVRSGGAISMPGMMNSFLNVGINEKIIEGLIKQTGKPWFVWDSYRRFLQCWGMSFGLDRDDFDSIINDFKKKYRVEFKIQFTPSQMKEVAMAYKDFILSRGIYIEEDPWKQLETAISQVFNSWYSAKAKAYREILGISEDWGTAAIVQKMVFGNLDANSGSGVLFTRNPKDSTDTLVLWGDYTPGAQGEDIVSGLVKTYPISVEQKNAEGRLNEKSLEEAFPEIYESLIEIADTLIYRERWDHQEIEFTFEGRGKNDLYILQTREMSYAKRQLMTVFIPGNSLNESKLGTGIGVSGGALSGRVVFDIDDIREFKQKNPHEAVILVRADTVPDDIVHIASADGILTARGGSTSHASIIATKLGKTCVVGFSKMIVYQNEKKCRIGKKILKKGDYISIDGRNGMVYFGVHQTQTIYLSSEYF
- the smpB gene encoding SsrA-binding protein SmpB gives rise to the protein MKIICQNKKAYADYHIEETIEAGIVLTGTEVKSLREGKANLKDSYVIIKDGEAWLLNCHISPYSHGNIYNHDPLRTRKLLLHKKEIERLSGKVQRQGYTLIPLKLYFKGPYVKVEIALAKGRKKYEKRDIIKKKEAQREIERAIKNK
- a CDS encoding aminopeptidase codes for the protein MNVEPLINIYKTNLKIKKDENVLIFTDTIREDEVIPENERTRRNALLEVAKKLQQVGKTFCRKVIYAEYPSLGVHGMEPPEKIWRLAFGDRAIDNLKKTGLFEKLLSKNISKKEKLMVKKIIKENFSNAINAVIALSNFSTSHTNFRDLLTKLCGTKYASMPLFDISMLDGAMCADWKQIKKRGVALKRVLDSISKIHVNTPNGTEIKLLKGKRKVYVDSGILTRKGAFGNLPAGEVFLAPLEGTAEGRLVIEWAPTRKLNSPLILNVKHGKVVSIEGNDPYKDELERKLNEAPENNNIAELGIGINDKASRPDNILESEKILGTVHIAFGDNSSFGGKIRTPFHQDYIFFKPTLYGITDKGEKIKILENGSFLV
- a CDS encoding menaquinone biosynthesis protein gives rise to the protein MKLKVGWIQYANVYPIFYVLEKEGLITEDIHFVKGVPSQLNWALRNDLIDLSPSSSVEYLLNQEIYDYVDGICISSKEYVGSVLFFSDYDLKTLDAKKILLTDQSATSHLLLRVILEKFLELKPEYDISSAPFTGESFLLIGDDALKYRKILNNKKVYDLANLWYNYTGLPFVFALWIVRKEITKPDNELYRIYLKFKENLIYAKNQWMKYSEEMVEAYNLKKFMTKDEILFYWKENMDYNFTETHKKSLKLFESYISSLK
- the purF gene encoding amidophosphoribosyltransferase — encoded protein: MNKNNLFHDIHEECGIFGIFGHPEAANLTYLGLYALQHRGQEGAGICSSDGVKLYLEKSLGLVAEIFNEKVLRNLPGHIAIGHNRYSTTGSSTIENVQPLMATYSLGSIAIAHNGNLVDIDGLKSRLEKDGAIFQTTSDSEIILHLIARAKDGQVHERIANAVRQVRGAFSLLLMNEKELIAIRDPFGIRPLSLGQLKDAYVLASETCAFDLIGATYIRDIEPGEMLIIDENGARSIKIFNSVKKAHCVFEFIYFARPDSYIFDHTCVNTIRKELGRQLAREHPIDADIVIPVPDSGVPAALGYAEQSGIPFEFGLIRNHYVGRTFIEPKQSIRHFGVKIKLNPVREVLKGKKVIVIDDSIVRGTTSKKIVKMIRELGGAKEVHMRISSPPTVGPCFYGIDTPTRQELIASSHKIEEIRKYITADSLGYLSLEGLKKIIPNSDLYCMACFNCKYPIEFEHKKITQMELFS
- a CDS encoding IS1634 family transposase, encoding MKPSYSKYLRVKHKEVSIDEEKIKQESRWDGYFGYVTNNSHLTEEQVVGAYKMLYKIEESFRCMKSSLDLRPVYHWTERRIKGHIMLCFLSFYVLRVIQRKLTEAGLYITAEQAIEELDRVRAIKIKTEKTEVYARTAAERVIRY